The following proteins are encoded in a genomic region of Spirosoma sp. SC4-14:
- a CDS encoding DUF5723 family protein: MGSAYAQRMTGSLLSNYAGTNGLYLNPSSIADSRWGTHINFTTLSLQAVAQPRLPLATLPFARANIKLHGDPLAIKDADVRGPGAMYQLPNNHSFAITTRYRSDLNLTGAYDLINWFQGDLAALPDAVRTAQLTSDAFGELALSYALPVLDQEQHFIKVGGTYKYIRGLQTTQLNATGRFGAPTDQLNYSLNSLQTTYSDLVTLNKLTFSDALLGSVPGIGHGFDLGFTYEFRPEAESFRYQKDGKRLTDASITKYKFRLGVALLDIGSIRYKNASSWFVQPRDGSLLQSDVQPPRTPTQVRDAVARSLGIVPEGTIGDLSMKLPQTLSIQLDAQLKDGWFVGAAWWKPANASAAAQHRAELITIGPRYESEKREYSAMINYWQPLGKVSIGAHARFGVFTIGSDNLLGFITNNGLSSHLFMGVTMSLAPKRLADQK, from the coding sequence ATGGGTTCTGCATATGCGCAGCGCATGACTGGCAGTTTGCTTAGCAATTATGCGGGTACCAACGGGCTTTATCTGAATCCATCATCAATTGCCGATTCGCGCTGGGGAACGCACATAAATTTTACGACACTATCGCTACAGGCAGTTGCGCAACCACGACTGCCTCTGGCCACCCTTCCATTTGCCAGGGCAAACATAAAACTGCATGGCGATCCGTTAGCTATCAAAGACGCCGATGTGCGGGGGCCGGGAGCAATGTATCAGTTGCCCAATAATCACTCGTTTGCCATAACAACCCGGTATCGATCCGATCTTAATCTGACGGGAGCTTATGACCTGATCAACTGGTTTCAGGGCGATTTGGCAGCCCTGCCCGATGCGGTCCGAACGGCCCAGCTAACGTCGGATGCCTTTGGTGAACTTGCTTTGTCGTATGCGTTGCCTGTGTTAGATCAGGAGCAGCATTTTATTAAGGTGGGAGGTACATATAAATACATACGGGGGCTACAAACAACTCAGTTAAACGCAACCGGACGTTTTGGTGCACCCACCGACCAACTGAATTATTCGCTGAATAGTCTGCAAACAACATATTCTGATTTAGTCACGCTGAATAAGTTAACGTTTTCAGATGCTTTGCTTGGGAGTGTTCCGGGCATTGGACACGGTTTCGATCTGGGCTTTACGTATGAATTCAGACCGGAAGCTGAATCGTTTCGGTATCAAAAGGATGGTAAACGGCTGACCGATGCATCGATAACGAAATATAAATTCCGGCTGGGGGTGGCGCTGCTCGATATTGGTAGTATTCGGTATAAGAATGCGAGTTCCTGGTTTGTTCAACCGCGCGATGGTTCGTTGCTTCAATCGGACGTTCAACCGCCACGAACTCCCACACAGGTGCGCGATGCTGTGGCCCGCTCGCTAGGTATTGTACCTGAAGGTACCATTGGAGACCTGTCCATGAAATTGCCGCAAACACTATCGATTCAGTTAGATGCTCAACTGAAAGATGGGTGGTTTGTAGGCGCTGCCTGGTGGAAACCTGCCAATGCATCGGCGGCCGCCCAGCATCGGGCCGAACTCATTACGATTGGTCCGCGCTATGAATCCGAAAAGCGTGAATATTCGGCAATGATCAACTATTGGCAGCCATTGGGCAAAGTATCCATCGGCGCTCATGCCCGGTTTGGCGTATTCACAATCGGCAGCGACAACCTGCTGGGTTTTATTACTAACAATGGGCTGTCGTCGCATCTGTTTATGGGCGTAACTATGTCGCTTGCTCCTAAACGGCTGGCCGATCAAAAGTAG
- a CDS encoding AAA family ATPase — MPSHQIIQNLYIPSDLDREFPMAPHFVQAFGSYPNYLHFNDDFKMSARELLIERGFDLINHSTRVNDDGWHTVERIYQHSDGIILKAEFVGERFFRLYGFYRDEASAKALLAGVEEHKYVHEENQTHIYLIQSGLGGLHTERVDIVPPEINLDLYYNDDFGPVHERLVSLLAQPKSKGLILLHGEPGTGKTTYIKYLSSLVKKDMLILPPYMTNYLTSPEIIPFLLDNKDSVLIIEDAERILQAREAGGDTNSVSNILNLTDGLLADCMHIQVIATFNASKHLLDKALLRKGRLMVDYAFGKLSPSKANELLAHLNVEYRTKEPMTLADIFNIDEQTISGERQEIKMGF; from the coding sequence ATGCCTAGTCATCAAATTATTCAGAACTTGTATATCCCCAGCGATCTGGATCGGGAGTTTCCGATGGCCCCACACTTTGTGCAGGCTTTTGGGAGCTATCCGAATTACCTGCATTTTAACGATGATTTCAAGATGTCGGCCCGTGAACTGCTGATTGAGCGCGGCTTCGATCTGATTAACCACTCGACGCGGGTTAACGACGACGGCTGGCACACCGTTGAGCGGATCTATCAACACAGCGACGGTATCATACTGAAAGCCGAGTTTGTGGGCGAGCGTTTTTTTCGGTTATATGGATTCTACCGCGACGAAGCTTCGGCTAAAGCGCTTCTGGCCGGAGTTGAAGAACATAAATACGTCCATGAAGAAAATCAGACGCATATCTATCTGATTCAGAGCGGACTGGGTGGCTTGCATACCGAGCGAGTCGACATTGTTCCGCCCGAAATCAATCTTGATTTATATTATAACGACGACTTTGGTCCGGTTCATGAACGGCTGGTTAGCCTGCTGGCTCAACCCAAAAGCAAAGGCCTGATTCTGCTACATGGCGAACCCGGCACCGGCAAAACAACCTATATTAAATACCTGAGTTCGCTGGTCAAAAAGGATATGCTGATTTTGCCACCTTATATGACCAATTACCTGACATCGCCCGAAATTATTCCGTTTTTGCTCGATAATAAGGATTCAGTGCTGATTATCGAAGATGCCGAACGTATTCTACAGGCTCGCGAAGCCGGGGGCGATACCAATAGTGTTTCGAATATTCTTAACCTGACAGACGGTCTACTGGCCGATTGTATGCACATTCAGGTAATTGCTACCTTCAATGCCAGCAAACATCTGTTAGATAAAGCACTGCTCCGCAAAGGTCGCCTGATGGTCGATTATGCGTTTGGTAAATTATCGCCTTCCAAAGCCAACGAGCTTTTGGCTCATTTGAATGTCGAGTATCGAACCAAAGAACCAATGACTCTTGCCGACATTTTCAACATCGACGAACAAACCATTTCGGGCGAGCGGCAAGAAATTAAAATGGGCTTCTAA
- a CDS encoding Gfo/Idh/MocA family oxidoreductase encodes MKPIVRLMNLLTDGTAPEGLSRQEFLKTTGRGLALGAISSAFAACDNPSETKTSTAAKTGASAPKLPAGSPPAEVPDEVSKPIELEQIKAKTEQQEGPTPTPLPEDMRVGYAVVGLGHLTLNQILPAFGACKKSKVVALVSGSPDKLKKVAAQYGIKPESCYSYADYDKLRDNPEVKAIYIVLPNGMHAEYTIRGAKAGKHILCEKPMANTAQECQSMIDACKKANRKLMVAYRIQYEPHHRMVRDMVQKEEFGKIKSIVANNGQNSDNPSHWRFKKALAGGGSLPDVGLYCLNTIRYLLGEEPTEVVGYVHSTPNDPRFKEVEEQVNWLMKFPSGVQASCATSYGHHEDRNYKVLAETGWIRMDPAFPYTGLKLETSQAQGKENQLTQHNIADKDQFATEMDHFSECIMEDKVPFTPGEEGLQDQKIMEAIYQSAREGKPVKLESVSKKDAFRGELPKEV; translated from the coding sequence ATGAAACCGATTGTTCGTTTGATGAACTTGCTCACAGACGGCACAGCTCCCGAAGGACTGTCGCGTCAGGAGTTTTTAAAAACTACCGGTCGCGGTTTGGCCCTTGGTGCGATTAGTAGTGCCTTTGCCGCCTGCGACAATCCATCAGAAACCAAAACATCGACGGCGGCTAAAACGGGCGCTTCTGCCCCCAAATTACCTGCTGGTTCTCCTCCTGCTGAAGTTCCCGATGAAGTTAGCAAACCCATTGAGCTGGAGCAAATTAAAGCAAAAACAGAACAACAGGAAGGCCCAACCCCTACTCCCCTGCCCGAAGATATGCGCGTTGGTTATGCGGTGGTAGGTCTTGGGCATCTTACCTTAAATCAGATTCTACCCGCTTTTGGGGCCTGTAAAAAATCGAAAGTAGTGGCACTGGTTAGTGGTAGTCCCGACAAGCTCAAGAAAGTAGCAGCTCAATATGGCATAAAGCCCGAAAGTTGTTACAGCTATGCCGACTACGACAAATTGCGCGATAACCCCGAAGTGAAGGCCATTTACATTGTGCTTCCGAATGGTATGCACGCCGAATATACAATCCGAGGGGCCAAGGCAGGCAAGCATATTCTGTGCGAAAAGCCAATGGCCAACACAGCTCAGGAGTGTCAGTCGATGATCGATGCCTGCAAAAAAGCCAATCGTAAGCTTATGGTCGCCTATCGGATTCAGTATGAACCCCATCATCGGATGGTGCGCGACATGGTTCAGAAAGAGGAATTTGGTAAAATCAAATCCATTGTGGCCAACAACGGTCAGAACTCCGATAACCCAAGCCACTGGCGCTTTAAGAAGGCACTGGCAGGTGGGGGCTCGCTGCCCGATGTTGGTCTCTACTGCCTAAATACGATCCGGTATCTGCTGGGCGAAGAACCTACCGAAGTAGTTGGCTATGTCCACAGCACGCCTAACGATCCGAGATTTAAGGAGGTTGAAGAGCAAGTCAACTGGTTAATGAAGTTTCCGAGTGGCGTTCAGGCCAGTTGTGCCACAAGCTATGGCCATCATGAAGACAGGAACTATAAGGTGCTGGCCGAAACGGGCTGGATCAGAATGGACCCAGCGTTTCCATATACGGGTCTAAAACTGGAAACCAGCCAGGCGCAGGGTAAAGAAAATCAGCTTACTCAGCACAACATAGCCGACAAAGATCAGTTTGCGACCGAAATGGATCATTTTTCGGAATGCATCATGGAAGATAAGGTTCCCTTTACACCTGGTGAAGAAGGGCTTCAGGATCAGAAAATTATGGAAGCCATCTACCAATCGGCCCGCGAAGGAAAACCGGTAAAGCTGGAATCCGTCAGCAAAAAAGATGCGTTCCGGGGCGAATTGCCCAAAGAAGTTTAG
- a CDS encoding Rieske 2Fe-2S domain-containing protein, which produces MSKQHINEAVSRHQFLRQLGLQGAALMAVYCAGHSLTSCSKGADVTPAPLSSSITVDLSSSANAALLKQGGYIVTNSVVVANTSKGYVAVTVVCSHEGERRIELLNDEFYCSAHGARYDLNGKGLNSNGSRGLTTYTVAQSGTILTIS; this is translated from the coding sequence ATGTCGAAGCAACATATCAATGAGGCTGTCAGCCGTCACCAATTTTTACGTCAGTTAGGTTTGCAGGGAGCCGCCCTGATGGCTGTCTACTGCGCCGGACATTCACTAACTAGCTGTAGCAAAGGAGCTGATGTAACTCCCGCTCCTCTTAGCAGCTCAATAACAGTCGACCTAAGCAGCTCGGCCAACGCAGCCTTGCTCAAGCAGGGCGGCTATATCGTTACCAACAGTGTTGTTGTGGCCAATACCTCAAAAGGTTATGTTGCCGTAACGGTTGTCTGTAGCCACGAAGGCGAACGACGAATTGAACTGCTGAACGATGAGTTTTATTGCTCTGCTCACGGTGCTCGCTACGATTTGAACGGCAAAGGGCTCAACAGCAACGGTAGTCGTGGTTTAACAACCTACACAGTTGCCCAGTCGGGTACTATTCTGACAATTTCTTAA
- a CDS encoding sigma-70 family RNA polymerase sigma factor — MLFRRSRSLALPEILDGCRHQKPAAQKQLFEAYYSFGVNICLRYADSREEAEEMFDDGFLRVLNKIAYYDPEQPFDAWFRTVMVHSAIDHYRRYKVKQVFTDIDELYDVGESDNLLDRLAADEILAVVQQLPPAYRTVFSLYVVDGYSHPEIAQMLGIHEGTSRSNLAKARQKLQELLMTWTSNNAVNRRNYV, encoded by the coding sequence GTGCTATTCCGGAGAAGCAGATCATTAGCCTTGCCCGAGATTCTGGACGGTTGCCGCCATCAGAAACCGGCTGCTCAAAAGCAGCTATTTGAAGCGTATTACAGTTTTGGGGTGAACATTTGTTTACGGTATGCCGACAGTCGGGAAGAAGCCGAAGAAATGTTTGACGATGGGTTCCTTCGTGTGCTCAATAAAATTGCCTACTACGATCCGGAACAGCCTTTCGATGCGTGGTTTCGGACGGTAATGGTTCATTCGGCCATTGATCATTACCGACGCTATAAAGTAAAGCAGGTTTTTACCGACATCGACGAACTCTATGATGTTGGAGAATCCGATAATTTACTGGATCGGCTGGCGGCCGACGAAATTCTGGCTGTTGTCCAGCAACTTCCTCCTGCCTATCGAACTGTTTTTTCATTGTATGTTGTGGATGGCTACTCCCATCCCGAAATTGCCCAGATGCTGGGCATACATGAAGGTACGTCACGTTCTAATCTTGCTAAAGCACGCCAGAAACTTCAGGAATTGCTTATGACATGGACTTCTAATAACGCAGTAAATCGACGAAACTATGTCTAA
- a CDS encoding ABC transporter ATP-binding protein produces MAKIVTPHAKSTDTKEQISWRERFAALANLPAFFRLVWETSPGLFIGNASLRLIRAAIPAATLYIGKLIIDQVVALSKHTDAPDNVNYLWWLVAAEFGLAIISTALGRAVSLMDSLLGDLFANKTSIRLMEHAATLDLEQFEDATFYDKLERARRQTTGRTVLLSGVFGQVQELISVGFLAAGLAVYNPWLLLLILVAVTPSFIGDNYFNQRSYSLSRSWTPERRELDYLRYIGASDETAKEVKIFGLSDFLIDRFKTLSWDYYRKNRSLAISRAGWGTLLTTLGTAGYYGAYVWIVLRAVNGQISLGDLTFLAGSFRQVRGSLEGILLQFSSLTQEAIYLQDLFDYFAIQPLIHSPGTARPFPKPIREGFVFENVGFKYSNSSERWALRNLSFTLHAGEKLALVGENGAGKTTLVKLLARLYDPAEGRILLDGYDLREYDLIELRRNIGVIFQDYTRFKMSAGTNIAVGDIDERTNQPRIEASAQQSLADTVIAKLAEGYNQQLGRSFGKGVELSGGEWQKVALGRAYMRDAQLIILDEPTAALDARAEYEVFQRFAKLTEGRSSVIISHRFSTVRMADRILVLENGTLLEIGSHYELLEKDGRYAELFGLQARGYQ; encoded by the coding sequence ATGGCAAAAATCGTAACTCCACACGCTAAGTCTACTGATACTAAGGAACAAATAAGCTGGCGCGAACGCTTTGCGGCCCTGGCAAACCTGCCTGCCTTCTTTCGCCTGGTCTGGGAAACCTCTCCGGGTCTGTTCATCGGCAATGCTTCCCTGCGACTGATTCGGGCAGCTATTCCTGCAGCAACACTGTATATTGGTAAACTCATTATTGATCAGGTTGTCGCGCTTTCTAAACATACAGATGCTCCCGACAATGTAAACTACTTATGGTGGCTGGTTGCCGCAGAATTTGGTCTGGCTATAATCTCGACGGCGCTCGGGCGGGCGGTTTCCTTAATGGATAGTTTGCTGGGCGATTTGTTTGCTAACAAAACATCGATCCGGCTGATGGAACACGCAGCCACGCTGGATCTGGAACAGTTTGAAGATGCTACGTTTTATGATAAGCTCGAACGGGCCCGCAGGCAAACTACCGGGCGAACTGTGTTGCTGTCGGGCGTTTTTGGGCAGGTTCAGGAACTGATTTCGGTCGGGTTTCTGGCGGCTGGTCTGGCCGTATACAACCCCTGGTTGTTGTTGCTGATTCTGGTGGCGGTAACTCCTTCGTTCATTGGCGATAATTATTTTAATCAGCGTAGTTATTCGCTCTCACGATCCTGGACACCCGAACGGCGCGAACTCGATTACCTGCGCTACATTGGTGCCAGCGACGAAACCGCTAAAGAAGTCAAAATTTTTGGCCTGTCCGATTTTCTGATCGACCGATTCAAAACGCTTTCGTGGGACTATTACCGCAAAAACCGATCGCTGGCCATTAGTCGGGCTGGGTGGGGAACCTTGCTGACCACTCTCGGCACAGCCGGTTATTATGGTGCCTATGTCTGGATTGTGTTGCGAGCCGTAAATGGGCAGATTTCGCTGGGCGATCTGACTTTTCTGGCGGGTTCGTTCCGGCAGGTTCGGGGATCACTCGAAGGAATTCTGCTGCAATTCAGTAGTCTGACGCAGGAAGCAATCTATCTACAGGATCTGTTCGACTATTTCGCCATTCAGCCGCTTATTCATTCTCCTGGTACGGCACGCCCGTTTCCAAAACCAATTCGGGAAGGGTTTGTCTTCGAAAATGTTGGCTTTAAGTATTCGAACAGCTCCGAACGCTGGGCGCTGCGTAATTTGTCGTTCACGCTCCATGCGGGCGAAAAACTGGCGTTGGTAGGCGAAAATGGTGCCGGAAAAACAACGCTCGTTAAACTACTTGCCCGCCTGTATGATCCTGCCGAAGGCCGAATTCTGTTAGATGGGTACGATTTGCGCGAATATGATCTGATCGAACTGCGACGGAATATCGGCGTTATTTTTCAGGATTATACCCGTTTCAAAATGTCGGCGGGAACCAACATTGCCGTTGGTGACATCGATGAGCGAACCAATCAACCACGCATTGAAGCCTCGGCTCAGCAAAGCCTGGCCGACACGGTGATTGCCAAACTGGCCGAAGGCTATAATCAGCAACTGGGTCGTTCGTTTGGCAAAGGGGTTGAACTGTCGGGCGGAGAGTGGCAGAAAGTGGCGCTGGGACGGGCCTATATGCGCGATGCCCAGCTCATTATTCTCGATGAGCCAACAGCCGCTCTCGATGCCCGTGCCGAATATGAAGTCTTTCAGCGATTTGCCAAACTTACCGAAGGCCGGTCGTCGGTAATTATTTCGCACCGATTCAGCACCGTTCGTATGGCCGACCGGATTCTGGTACTGGAAAACGGTACCTTACTTGAAATCGGTAGTCATTATGAACTGCTCGAAAAAGACGGTCGCTATGCTGAGTTGTTTGGGTTGCAGGCACGTGGCTATCAGTAA
- a CDS encoding OmpA family protein gives MSRPGLSAHFTRSILVVALIGSHSLAALTFGRTCSEPKRFTRSDTIPRANALAIVIRVVDAETGNVVSMAQVSAVDEQTQQTIESHFDRAAIQHTILALPGTSLTVRATAQDYLITKVRLPDLRSARQITMKLLKSKPSVLTIKVFSEKIDQPLNSAVVTITSRMNGQTAHFSLTNGILVRAFTESDELTIRVSAAGHKPVDRQLVVEVLPSGKVYEFDVELDKITASTNLRAVDSLTGKPIADARFTLLATSGIKPEAMMFFAVKGVTTVQLAAGERYQFTVDARNYKEAIGTLSTENGKGDITIRLKPIKSLVDTKEVTATKPNVTPASSLPTSIGSLSAVTTKSFGRVEKGKAIRLNRIYFDQSSPVLRSESYAELNQLADLLMQSPSIRIEIRGHTDNQGDFDLNTKLSRDRCQAVIDYLTERGIQRNRLKAIGRGPLDPVAPNNNEENRKKNRRVEFVVL, from the coding sequence ATGAGCAGACCAGGTCTATCGGCCCATTTTACCCGATCTATACTGGTCGTTGCGCTCATCGGCTCCCATTCGCTGGCTGCTTTGACGTTCGGTAGAACCTGCTCAGAACCTAAGCGATTTACCCGCTCAGACACCATCCCCAGAGCAAACGCACTAGCGATAGTGATTCGGGTTGTTGATGCCGAAACAGGCAATGTTGTATCGATGGCGCAGGTTAGCGCCGTCGATGAGCAGACTCAACAAACGATTGAGTCCCATTTTGATCGCGCGGCTATTCAGCATACCATACTGGCCTTGCCCGGCACTTCACTGACTGTTCGGGCCACTGCGCAGGACTATCTAATCACGAAGGTTCGACTGCCCGATCTGCGCAGTGCGCGGCAGATTACAATGAAGCTGCTGAAAAGTAAGCCCAGTGTTTTAACAATTAAGGTGTTTTCGGAGAAAATCGACCAGCCACTGAATTCGGCAGTGGTGACTATAACCTCTCGAATGAACGGGCAGACAGCGCATTTCTCGCTGACCAATGGGATACTGGTGCGCGCCTTTACGGAATCTGATGAGTTAACGATTCGGGTCAGTGCCGCAGGCCACAAACCCGTTGATCGACAGTTGGTAGTGGAGGTACTTCCGTCGGGCAAGGTCTACGAATTTGATGTAGAACTGGATAAGATAACAGCTTCAACAAACCTACGAGCTGTCGACAGCCTGACGGGTAAGCCTATTGCCGATGCCCGATTTACACTGCTGGCCACATCGGGTATAAAACCTGAAGCCATGATGTTTTTTGCAGTTAAAGGAGTTACTACCGTTCAATTGGCAGCAGGCGAACGATACCAGTTTACTGTTGATGCCAGGAACTACAAAGAGGCAATAGGAACCCTCTCGACGGAGAACGGTAAGGGCGATATTACGATTCGACTTAAGCCCATAAAGTCGCTGGTCGACACGAAAGAGGTGACCGCAACCAAACCAAACGTCACACCTGCTTCATCGTTACCAACATCCATTGGGTCACTTTCGGCCGTAACAACAAAGTCGTTTGGTCGGGTTGAAAAAGGCAAGGCAATCCGGTTAAATCGAATTTATTTCGATCAGAGTAGCCCTGTCCTTCGGAGCGAATCGTATGCTGAACTCAATCAGCTTGCAGATTTACTCATGCAATCCCCATCCATTCGGATTGAGATTCGGGGCCATACCGATAATCAGGGCGATTTTGATCTTAACACAAAGCTATCACGCGATCGTTGTCAGGCCGTTATCGATTATTTGACCGAGAGAGGAATTCAACGCAATCGACTAAAAGCCATTGGACGGGGGCCGCTCGATCCGGTAGCTCCTAACAACAATGAAGAAAATCGGAAGAAAAACCGCCGTGTCGAATTTGTAGTGCTTTAA
- a CDS encoding AraC family transcriptional regulator, with the protein MKIFASNHGHYFDEFHQTYPAEFHGTMGYSETRTPLADEVAQGELVEICFQGVRIHYGQFQISQSDVIRTMEDFPSVEMLFQLQGHRSWQSSVLSELAPKQHNLSYRPSADVCSRFETGHHQYVGIQLTETFFCRFADESSPTLAQLFTHLVQQRATAASVRNLPFTASLQTDLIHLTQIGHRHPLKRLYLETVVIDLLRQQIGQADAQYSHRPTSLKASDIDKVYAVKELLDTDPLAPYSLLQLARTVGLNDYKLKKGYRELFGTTVFGYLNSLRMNYAHQLLRDTDKTIYEVAMQLGYSETHHFSAAFKRTFGYLPSRIARR; encoded by the coding sequence ATGAAAATTTTCGCAAGCAATCATGGCCATTACTTCGATGAGTTTCATCAGACTTATCCGGCCGAATTTCACGGAACGATGGGTTATTCTGAAACCCGCACTCCGCTGGCCGATGAGGTTGCTCAGGGCGAACTGGTAGAGATTTGTTTTCAGGGAGTACGTATTCACTACGGGCAGTTCCAGATTTCACAATCGGACGTTATTCGAACAATGGAAGATTTCCCATCCGTCGAAATGCTGTTTCAGTTACAGGGCCATCGGTCATGGCAGTCGTCGGTATTGAGTGAGTTGGCTCCTAAGCAACACAATCTGAGTTATCGCCCCTCTGCCGATGTCTGTAGCCGGTTCGAAACGGGTCATCATCAGTATGTTGGTATTCAATTGACCGAAACGTTCTTCTGTCGATTTGCCGACGAAAGTTCGCCAACACTCGCTCAATTGTTTACTCATCTTGTACAGCAGCGGGCAACAGCGGCTTCGGTCCGAAACCTGCCTTTTACGGCTAGCTTGCAAACTGACCTGATTCATCTGACCCAGATTGGTCATCGACACCCTCTTAAGCGACTCTACCTGGAAACGGTCGTAATTGATTTATTACGTCAGCAAATCGGCCAGGCAGATGCTCAATACAGCCATCGGCCGACATCGCTCAAAGCCAGCGACATCGACAAAGTGTATGCCGTTAAAGAACTTCTTGATACAGATCCTCTTGCACCTTATTCGTTGTTACAACTCGCCCGAACAGTTGGTTTAAACGATTATAAGCTCAAAAAAGGTTATCGGGAGTTGTTTGGCACCACCGTATTTGGTTATCTGAACAGCCTTCGGATGAACTATGCCCATCAGTTATTGCGCGACACCGATAAAACCATCTACGAAGTTGCCATGCAGCTTGGCTATAGCGAAACTCACCATTTTTCGGCAGCTTTTAAACGTACTTTTGGCTACCTTCCCAGCCGAATAGCTCGCAGATGA
- a CDS encoding low affinity iron permease family protein, with the protein METNKFTRFFEKFASKATQATGSSTAFLLALLTVIIWLITGPIFGYSDTWQLVINTGTTIITFLMVFLIQKSQNKDSLAMQIKLNELIAVNRKASNRLLNVEDLTEAELHALHQFFGVLAERAKAESNLSESHSIEEAEEIHEDKIEELEQRRQERKKSNLHQPRASKAKP; encoded by the coding sequence ATGGAAACGAATAAGTTCACTCGCTTTTTCGAAAAATTTGCGTCAAAAGCTACGCAGGCAACTGGTTCATCGACTGCTTTTTTGCTGGCTTTATTAACCGTAATTATCTGGCTCATCACGGGGCCAATTTTTGGTTATTCAGACACCTGGCAATTGGTAATTAACACCGGCACAACCATTATCACCTTTCTGATGGTATTTTTAATTCAGAAATCGCAGAATAAGGATTCGCTGGCGATGCAAATTAAACTCAATGAGTTAATAGCCGTAAACCGAAAAGCCAGCAATCGTTTGCTGAATGTTGAAGATCTCACCGAAGCCGAGCTACATGCCTTACACCAATTCTTTGGCGTACTGGCCGAACGGGCCAAAGCCGAATCGAATTTGTCGGAGTCGCATTCGATTGAAGAAGCCGAAGAGATTCACGAAGATAAAATAGAAGAACTGGAACAACGCCGACAAGAGCGCAAAAAATCGAACCTGCATCAGCCCAGAGCTTCTAAAGCGAAGCCTTAG
- a CDS encoding thioredoxin family protein: MKRLLPRLFLAMLLILRIPSGLVFGQPSHQSGVMFFKGSWNAALAEAKRQNKPIFLDVYTTWCPPCKRMDREAFPNPRIGASYNVHFINYRLDAELREGHEIAKRYAVASYPTALFIASDGRLIHRAVGYGGVNAMLAQVDHVLSMSPFKGTIAKGDRDYAKGRHEPAFLKKYIATRQLLNRPVNDVLDAYIDALTETERTSHEIVAFIAESLQSSDTRAFSYLLLYRSSHTHADRADEHLNAVVSDALDRAITNDFEQASLTNDAILLEKVIVNSNRKSTTDMPAIARTDAERQAAANNYRLRFYRQTKNVSYQALADSLSHQ; encoded by the coding sequence ATGAAACGGCTCCTGCCCCGGCTCTTTCTGGCTATGTTACTGATCCTCAGGATACCGTCTGGATTAGTTTTTGGTCAACCCAGCCATCAATCTGGCGTAATGTTCTTCAAAGGCTCCTGGAATGCTGCACTGGCCGAGGCCAAACGTCAGAACAAACCTATTTTTCTGGACGTCTACACAACCTGGTGTCCGCCCTGCAAACGTATGGATCGGGAGGCTTTTCCGAACCCCAGGATTGGTGCATCCTATAATGTTCATTTCATTAATTACCGGCTCGATGCTGAGCTAAGAGAAGGGCACGAAATTGCGAAACGGTATGCGGTAGCCAGTTATCCAACGGCTCTGTTTATCGCTTCCGATGGTCGACTGATTCACCGCGCTGTTGGCTACGGAGGTGTGAATGCTATGCTGGCGCAGGTCGATCATGTACTATCGATGTCGCCATTTAAGGGAACAATAGCCAAAGGCGATAGAGACTACGCGAAGGGCCGTCATGAACCGGCTTTTCTTAAAAAATACATAGCAACCCGCCAGTTGCTTAACCGGCCAGTGAACGATGTATTGGATGCCTATATCGATGCACTGACCGAAACGGAACGCACAAGTCATGAGATAGTAGCATTCATAGCTGAAAGCCTTCAATCGTCAGACACGAGAGCCTTTTCTTATCTGCTTCTGTATCGTTCTTCGCATACCCACGCGGATCGGGCGGATGAGCACCTGAATGCGGTTGTATCCGACGCGCTGGATCGGGCAATTACTAATGATTTTGAGCAGGCCAGTTTAACGAACGATGCCATTCTTCTGGAAAAAGTGATAGTTAATAGCAATCGTAAGTCAACTACAGACATGCCAGCCATTGCCCGTACGGATGCGGAACGACAGGCAGCCGCCAACAATTATCGGCTCCGGTTTTATAGACAGACTAAAAATGTATCGTACCAGGCATTAGCCGATAGCCTTAGCCATCAGTAA